A genomic window from Caldicellulosiruptor kronotskyensis 2002 includes:
- the rpmA gene encoding 50S ribosomal protein L27 — protein sequence MKLIFDIQLFAHKKAGGSTRNGRDSESKRLGVKRSDGQFVLAGNILVRQRGTKFHPGKNVGRGGDDTLFALVTGYVKFENKRGKKVVSVIPAEEMVAVQ from the coding sequence ATGAAGCTAATATTTGACATTCAGCTTTTTGCACACAAGAAAGCTGGTGGTTCAACAAGAAACGGAAGAGACAGCGAGTCAAAAAGACTTGGTGTTAAAAGGTCAGATGGTCAGTTTGTTTTGGCAGGAAACATCTTGGTAAGACAGAGAGGGACTAAATTCCACCCAGGCAAAAATGTCGGTCGTGGTGGAGATGACACACTTTTTGCTTTAGTAACAGGGTATGTAAAGTTTGAAAACAAGAGAGGAAAAAAAGTGGTGTCTGTTATTCCAGCTGAAGAAATGGTTGCTGTTCAATAA
- the rplU gene encoding 50S ribosomal protein L21 → MYAIIETGGKQYKVQEGDVLKVEKLKADVDSVVKIDKVLAISSDDGFVVGKPYVDGAFVEAKVLEHAKDKKIIVFTYKSKTGYHRKLGHRQWYTKIQITKIAK, encoded by the coding sequence ATGTATGCAATAATTGAAACAGGTGGAAAGCAATATAAGGTGCAGGAAGGCGATGTTTTAAAGGTTGAAAAATTAAAAGCTGATGTTGATTCTGTGGTAAAGATTGACAAGGTGTTGGCTATTTCGTCCGACGATGGTTTTGTTGTTGGAAAGCCATATGTAGATGGTGCATTTGTTGAAGCGAAGGTTTTAGAGCATGCAAAAGATAAGAAAATCATAGTATTTACTTACAAATCAAAAACAGGTTATCACAGAAAGCTTGGACATCGCCAGTGGTATACAAAGATTCAGATAACAAAAATAGCAAAGTAA
- a CDS encoding epoxyqueuosine reductase QueH has translation MKLLMHTCCGPCSVYPLEKLSGEGHEVFGLFFNPNIHPYTEFKNRLDSAKLFYEMKGKKLIVIDEYPLEEFLRNCAFRENARCIYCYSVRLERTALVAKKSGFDAFTTSLLVSPYQKHELIKELGEAISKKYEIEFYYKDFREGFREGRQKAREIGLYMQKYCGCIYSEKERFYKETK, from the coding sequence ATGAAACTGCTTATGCACACATGCTGTGGACCATGTAGCGTGTATCCTTTAGAAAAGCTAAGTGGAGAGGGGCATGAAGTTTTTGGGCTTTTTTTCAATCCCAACATTCATCCTTATACAGAATTTAAAAACAGATTGGATTCTGCAAAACTTTTTTATGAAATGAAAGGTAAAAAACTTATTGTGATAGATGAATATCCCTTGGAAGAGTTTTTGCGAAACTGTGCTTTTAGAGAAAATGCAAGGTGTATTTATTGTTATTCTGTAAGATTAGAAAGAACTGCCTTGGTTGCAAAAAAAAGTGGGTTTGATGCCTTTACAACCTCTCTTTTGGTAAGTCCTTATCAAAAACATGAACTTATAAAAGAACTTGGAGAAGCCATTTCAAAAAAGTACGAGATTGAATTTTATTATAAAGATTTCAGGGAAGGATTTAGAGAAGGAAGGCAAAAAGCAAGAGAGATAGGACTTTATATGCAGAAATATTGCGGCTGTATTTACAGCGAAAAAGAGAGGTTTTACAAGGAAACAAAATAA
- the obgE gene encoding GTPase ObgE, whose protein sequence is MFVDIAKIYVKAGDGGDGIVAFRREKYVPAGGPAGGDGGKGGDVIFVADRELNTLLDFKYKRHYKAQNGERGGPNNMHGKDGEDLIIKVPVGTVIKDAETGEIIADLSREGDRAIVAHGGRGGRGNAHFATATRQTPRFAEVGEKGDELWVILELKVLADVGLIGYPNVGKSTFLSVATNARPEIANYPFTTKYPNLGIVYISEGESFVLADIPGLIEGASEGAGLGHQFLRHVERTKVLIHIVDVSGSEGREPVEDFIKINEELKKYSPDLAQKPQIVAANKMDLPDAQAYFELFKEEIEKMGYEVYPISAATGMGVREVLKRAYELLKQQKTAENVEEDAKPRTFVYYKKKDVKPLTIRKENGVYIVEGTVVEKVARNIVLNDHDSFRYFQNFLNKLGVFDKLREMGIQDGDIVRILDVEFEYYE, encoded by the coding sequence ATGTTTGTGGACATAGCAAAGATTTATGTCAAAGCAGGAGACGGTGGAGATGGCATAGTTGCATTCAGGCGCGAAAAGTATGTTCCAGCAGGAGGTCCTGCAGGTGGCGATGGTGGAAAAGGCGGAGATGTAATTTTTGTTGCAGACAGGGAGCTGAACACCCTGCTTGATTTTAAATACAAAAGACATTATAAGGCACAAAACGGTGAGCGCGGTGGACCTAACAATATGCACGGCAAAGACGGTGAGGATTTGATAATAAAGGTTCCTGTTGGAACTGTAATAAAAGATGCTGAAACTGGTGAGATAATTGCTGACCTGTCACGAGAAGGCGACAGAGCGATTGTTGCCCACGGTGGTAGAGGTGGCAGAGGAAATGCTCATTTTGCAACAGCAACAAGACAAACACCAAGGTTTGCTGAGGTTGGGGAAAAAGGTGATGAACTTTGGGTTATATTGGAGCTCAAAGTTTTAGCAGATGTTGGGCTCATCGGCTATCCCAATGTTGGGAAGTCAACCTTCTTGTCCGTTGCAACAAATGCAAGACCTGAGATAGCAAACTATCCATTTACAACAAAGTATCCAAACCTTGGGATTGTATATATTAGCGAGGGTGAAAGTTTTGTTCTTGCCGACATTCCGGGGCTTATTGAAGGAGCAAGCGAAGGAGCAGGCCTTGGGCATCAATTTTTGCGACATGTTGAAAGGACAAAGGTTTTGATTCATATTGTTGATGTGTCGGGAAGTGAAGGAAGGGAGCCTGTTGAGGATTTTATAAAAATCAATGAGGAGCTAAAAAAATACAGTCCAGATCTTGCACAAAAGCCTCAAATTGTTGCAGCAAACAAGATGGACCTTCCTGATGCTCAGGCGTATTTTGAACTTTTCAAAGAAGAGATTGAAAAGATGGGGTATGAAGTGTATCCCATCTCTGCTGCAACTGGCATGGGTGTAAGAGAGGTTTTAAAAAGAGCTTATGAACTTTTGAAGCAGCAAAAAACAGCTGAAAACGTCGAAGAGGATGCAAAGCCACGGACGTTTGTGTACTATAAGAAAAAGGATGTAAAACCGCTGACTATCAGAAAAGAAAATGGGGTTTATATTGTAGAAGGAACAGTTGTAGAGAAGGTTGCAAGAAACATAGTTTTAAATGACCATGACTCATTCAGGTATTTTCAAAATTTCTTAAACAAGCTTGGTGTCTTTGATAAGTTAAGAGAGATGGGAATCCAGGATGGCGACATTGTGAGAATACTTGATGTTGAGTTTGAATATTATGAATAA
- a CDS encoding dipeptidase: protein MFADAHNDTLTAALLKGESLYKNSLQFDLERADKINLKLQYMAIWQDTRQEGIDFLKNAFYFLDRINEYEINNVAKSQKIEDDMINVLLSIEDISFINDTYEIELLKQRGVKSATLSWNHENKLCGGAYSDKGLTSTGQKVLKKLLEENFIIDLAHSSKKTFFDVVKHLNKPFIVSHSNCFRLCPHPRNLTDEQIKIVRDFDGIIGINFYSPFVKDEGKANLNDVLRHIAYIAELIGVQYISFGSDFDGADDFPEGLRGVEDLPNIQEELKKWGFSEREIMDICYFNLTWFTKRFLK from the coding sequence ATGTTTGCTGATGCTCACAATGATACGTTAACTGCTGCTTTATTAAAGGGAGAGAGTCTTTATAAAAATTCTCTTCAGTTTGACCTTGAAAGGGCAGATAAGATTAATTTGAAGTTACAATATATGGCAATATGGCAAGACACACGTCAAGAAGGCATTGATTTTTTGAAAAATGCCTTTTATTTTTTGGACAGAATAAATGAGTACGAAATAAACAACGTAGCCAAAAGCCAAAAAATCGAAGATGACATGATAAACGTTTTACTTTCAATCGAGGATATATCTTTTATAAATGACACATATGAGATAGAGCTTTTAAAACAAAGAGGAGTAAAAAGTGCAACACTTTCATGGAATCATGAAAATAAACTTTGCGGCGGTGCATATTCAGATAAGGGTTTGACAAGTACAGGACAGAAGGTCTTAAAAAAATTACTTGAAGAAAACTTTATCATAGACCTTGCGCACTCATCAAAGAAGACTTTTTTTGATGTTGTAAAGCATCTAAATAAACCTTTTATAGTTAGCCATTCTAATTGTTTTAGATTATGCCCGCACCCACGAAACCTAACAGATGAGCAGATAAAAATTGTAAGAGATTTTGATGGAATAATAGGAATCAATTTTTATTCTCCATTTGTAAAAGATGAAGGTAAAGCTAATTTGAATGATGTTCTAAGACACATAGCATATATTGCAGAGCTAATTGGTGTACAGTACATTTCGTTTGGGTCTGATTTTGATGGAGCAGATGATTTCCCGGAAGGCTTGAGAGGAGTTGAAGATTTGCCAAACATACAAGAAGAACTTAAAAAATGGGGGTTTTCTGAAAGAGAGATTATGGACATTTGCTATTTTAATCTTACATGGTTTACTAAAAGATTTTTAAAATGA
- a CDS encoding MBL fold metallo-hydrolase, producing the protein MILNILGARGPYPAKGESTSGYLLRTKETNILLECGSGVLTRLLNFISFDEISFIICSHLHADHTSDLGVLRYYLASRGKEIDLYIPSEPKEEYDLIRKGVYRVKEIENNMEAKIGNLTIKFLEGQHSYKSFAVRIEVDDKVFGFSGDTGFKEDLIEFFKDADVLLLNAAYTDKEVEKIEPEKRFHLSPKQAAEIAKRANTKLLVLTHLKPECNEKEHLLSAKEIFDNVVLATDMDKIEF; encoded by the coding sequence ATGATATTAAATATCTTAGGGGCAAGAGGACCTTATCCGGCAAAAGGTGAGTCTACATCAGGGTATCTTTTGAGGACAAAAGAGACAAATATTCTACTTGAGTGTGGAAGTGGAGTTTTGACAAGGCTTTTGAACTTTATTTCTTTTGATGAGATTTCATTTATCATTTGCAGCCACCTTCATGCTGACCACACAAGCGATTTGGGAGTTTTGAGATACTATCTTGCATCAAGAGGGAAAGAAATAGACCTTTATATACCTTCTGAGCCAAAAGAGGAGTATGATCTGATAAGAAAAGGAGTGTACAGGGTTAAGGAAATTGAAAATAATATGGAAGCAAAAATAGGAAATCTTACAATCAAGTTTTTAGAAGGTCAGCATTCTTACAAAAGCTTTGCTGTAAGAATTGAAGTAGATGACAAGGTTTTTGGATTCTCAGGTGATACAGGATTTAAAGAAGATTTGATAGAATTTTTCAAGGATGCAGATGTGCTCTTGTTAAACGCAGCATACACAGACAAGGAAGTGGAGAAAATTGAACCTGAAAAGAGATTCCATTTGAGTCCAAAGCAGGCAGCTGAAATTGCAAAGAGAGCAAATACTAAACTTCTTGTTTTGACACATCTTAAGCCTGAATGCAACGAAAAAGAACATCTTCTGTCTGCAAAAGAGATTTTTGACAATGTGGTTCTTGCTACTGATATGGATAAAATAGAATTTTAA
- a CDS encoding ribosomal-processing cysteine protease Prp — protein MIEATFLKSQKKGYYKIVIKGHSYFAPKGKDIVCSAVSSIVLANVNGCIEILKAEHFLEQKEGYLEFEVLNNNEEVTKGCSLLLQTAYLALKELESQYPKYVKVEVKEDEANI, from the coding sequence ATGATTGAAGCTACCTTTTTAAAATCACAAAAGAAGGGGTATTATAAAATAGTTATAAAAGGGCATAGCTATTTTGCTCCGAAAGGTAAAGACATAGTGTGCAGTGCAGTCTCTTCAATAGTACTTGCTAATGTAAATGGGTGCATTGAGATATTGAAAGCTGAGCACTTTTTAGAACAAAAAGAAGGCTATTTAGAATTTGAAGTGCTAAATAACAATGAAGAAGTAACAAAGGGCTGTTCGCTTCTTCTTCAAACAGCATATTTAGCGTTGAAAGAATTAGAGTCTCAATATCCAAAATATGTTAAAGTGGAGGTGAAAGAAGATGAAGCTAATATTTGA
- a CDS encoding O-acetylhomoserine aminocarboxypropyltransferase/cysteine synthase family protein produces the protein MEERKYGFDTLQLHAGQFVDRETKSRAVPIYQTTSYIFDTPEEAADLFALKKAGNIYTRIGNPTTDVLEKRIAALDGGVGAVATSSGQAAITYAILNIARSGDEVVAASTLYGGTYTLFAHTLRKLGITVKFVNPDYPEEFEKAITDKTKAIFVETLGNPNINIPDFEAIAEIAHKHGIPFIVDNTFATPYLFRPIEHGADIVVYSMTKFLGGHGTSIAGIVVDSGKFEWNEKFPDLIQPDPSYHGLIYTKEFGNASYIAKLRLTLLRDIGACISPFNSFLVLLGVETLSLRMQKHVDNAMKLAKFLNDHPKVEWVNYPALEGNKYYELYKKYLPKGPGAIFTFGPKGGYDAAKKIINNVKLFSHLANVGDAKSLIIHPASTTHQQLTEEEQRAAGVLPEMIRLSVGIEDIEDLIYDIESALNKV, from the coding sequence ATGGAAGAAAGAAAATATGGTTTTGATACTCTTCAACTTCATGCAGGGCAGTTTGTTGACAGAGAAACAAAATCAAGAGCTGTTCCAATTTACCAGACAACCTCTTACATTTTCGATACACCTGAAGAGGCAGCAGACCTGTTTGCACTCAAAAAAGCGGGAAATATTTATACAAGAATAGGAAATCCGACAACAGATGTATTAGAAAAAAGAATTGCAGCACTTGACGGTGGAGTTGGAGCTGTTGCCACTTCTTCAGGGCAGGCTGCTATCACTTATGCCATTTTAAATATCGCAAGAAGCGGTGATGAGGTTGTTGCAGCATCCACTTTATACGGCGGAACATACACCCTTTTTGCTCACACACTTAGAAAACTTGGTATCACAGTAAAATTTGTAAATCCTGATTATCCAGAAGAGTTCGAAAAGGCAATAACAGACAAGACAAAGGCTATATTTGTAGAAACTCTTGGAAATCCCAATATAAACATACCTGATTTTGAAGCAATAGCTGAGATTGCCCACAAGCATGGGATTCCATTTATTGTTGACAACACGTTTGCAACCCCGTATCTATTTCGACCTATTGAACACGGGGCAGACATTGTTGTGTATTCAATGACAAAGTTTTTGGGCGGGCATGGAACATCAATTGCAGGGATTGTTGTTGACTCTGGCAAGTTTGAGTGGAACGAAAAATTCCCAGATTTGATTCAGCCAGACCCAAGCTACCATGGACTTATTTACACAAAAGAGTTTGGGAATGCTTCATATATTGCAAAACTAAGACTTACGCTCTTGCGCGACATTGGTGCTTGCATTTCACCATTTAATTCGTTTTTAGTACTGCTTGGTGTTGAGACGCTCTCTTTGAGAATGCAAAAACATGTTGACAATGCAATGAAACTTGCCAAGTTTCTAAATGACCATCCAAAGGTTGAGTGGGTGAACTATCCAGCTTTAGAAGGTAACAAGTATTATGAGCTTTACAAGAAGTATCTTCCTAAAGGACCGGGTGCAATCTTCACATTTGGACCAAAAGGTGGTTACGATGCTGCAAAGAAGATTATAAACAATGTAAAGCTCTTTTCACACCTTGCGAATGTTGGCGATGCAAAGTCGCTCATCATCCATCCTGCATCAACAACCCATCAACAGCTAACAGAAGAAGAGCAGAGGGCAGCCGGAGTTTTGCCAGAGATGATTAGACTCTCTGTTGGTATTGAAGATATTGAAGATTTAATATATGATATTGAGAGTGCACTAAATAAAGTGTAA
- a CDS encoding YhbY family RNA-binding protein produces the protein MLTSKQRAKLRGMANTMDAIIRIGKEGITEGVLKQIDEALSARELIKIALEKNCDKNPKEAIVYICEKLNAEPVQVIGRKIVIYRMAEENPRIQI, from the coding sequence TTGTTAACATCTAAGCAAAGAGCAAAACTCAGGGGTATGGCAAATACAATGGATGCAATTATTCGAATTGGAAAGGAAGGGATTACAGAAGGGGTACTCAAACAAATAGATGAAGCACTCTCTGCAAGAGAGCTTATAAAAATTGCGCTTGAGAAGAACTGCGATAAGAATCCAAAAGAAGCGATAGTTTATATATGTGAAAAACTAAACGCAGAGCCTGTACAGGTGATTGGTAGAAAAATTGTTATTTACAGAATGGCTGAAGAAAATCCAAGAATTCAGATTTAA
- the metX gene encoding homoserine O-acetyltransferase MetX translates to MEKFEFWEEGYKKFVRFAHNKDFVLESGKTFGPITVAYEVYGEINKEKNNIILITHALTGDSHVAKHSEDDPKPGWWDKFVGPGKMIDTNKYFVICSNVFGGCQGTTGPSSIDPETGKPYGARFPIITIKDMVNVQKKLLEALKIDHILCVVGGSMGGMQALEWAVSYPDFMDGVINIASPLKLNAQSIAFNEVMRRAIMADPNWHGGDYYDKTGPSQGLSIARMLGMITYQSDKLMDKKFNRRMKDPVESFFESFNTEFEVESYLHYQGMKLVQRFDANTYLYLTRAMDLYDLGRTYGSEEEALRRIKAKFLLIAITSDILFPLSQMRYMRDKLLEAGVDLVYKEIESDYGHDSFLVEEEKYRNIISEFLELLYNKEMIR, encoded by the coding sequence TTGGAAAAATTTGAGTTCTGGGAAGAGGGCTACAAAAAATTTGTACGATTTGCTCACAACAAAGATTTTGTGTTAGAAAGTGGAAAAACGTTTGGACCAATCACAGTTGCTTATGAAGTCTATGGAGAGATAAATAAAGAAAAGAATAATATCATCCTTATAACCCACGCTCTGACAGGTGATTCTCACGTTGCTAAACATTCAGAAGATGACCCAAAACCAGGATGGTGGGACAAGTTTGTTGGACCTGGCAAGATGATTGACACAAATAAATATTTTGTAATATGTTCAAATGTGTTTGGAGGCTGTCAGGGGACAACAGGTCCTTCTTCTATTGACCCTGAAACAGGAAAACCTTACGGTGCAAGGTTTCCTATAATAACCATAAAAGACATGGTAAATGTCCAAAAAAAGCTTTTAGAAGCTCTAAAGATAGACCATATACTGTGTGTTGTTGGTGGATCCATGGGCGGAATGCAGGCTTTGGAGTGGGCTGTGAGCTACCCGGATTTTATGGACGGGGTTATAAACATTGCATCGCCGCTCAAACTCAATGCGCAGTCCATCGCTTTCAATGAAGTTATGAGAAGGGCTATCATGGCAGACCCAAACTGGCACGGTGGAGACTACTATGACAAGACAGGACCTTCTCAGGGACTTTCAATTGCCAGAATGCTTGGCATGATAACATACCAGTCTGACAAGCTTATGGATAAAAAGTTTAATCGACGAATGAAAGACCCTGTTGAGAGCTTTTTTGAGTCGTTTAACACCGAGTTTGAAGTCGAAAGTTATTTACACTATCAGGGTATGAAACTTGTTCAGAGGTTTGATGCAAACACGTATCTTTATCTCACACGTGCCATGGACCTTTATGATTTGGGAAGGACATATGGCAGTGAGGAAGAGGCTTTAAGACGAATAAAGGCAAAATTTTTGCTCATTGCTATAACCTCTGATATACTCTTTCCGCTGTCTCAGATGAGATATATGAGAGACAAGCTTTTAGAAGCTGGGGTTGACCTTGTTTACAAAGAGATTGAGTCTGATTATGGTCACGACTCTTTTTTGGTTGAAGAGGAAAAATACAGGAATATTATATCTGAATTTTTAGAATTACTTTATAATAAGGAGATGATAAGATGA
- a CDS encoding WG repeat-containing protein encodes MKRRVFIFLGVILISLQTCLHFMYANGSSKSSKNAEETMLLGGGKYLLIMPKYEEIENISEDLLAVKLNGKWGFIDKKSGKVIIKPQFDDVIRFLKVSAEIKQGGGLGAVDKSVMVEAMLKVMPKFNDMSNFLDDLVAIKQGGRWGFIDKSGKVVIKPQFDGVGSFSEGLVEIKQGNRWGFIDKSGKVVIKPQFDGVGSFSEGLAAILQEGLCGFVDKSGKVVIKPQFDGVRNFNDGFAAVKQGGKWGFVNKSGKVIVKPQFDEVEDFCEDFAVVKEGGKVGYVDKSGRIVAKPQFDVILRYRNVLSMVKQGKKWGLLDFKSGRIVVKPQFNSIIYITKDLALVTREGKSGFVDIKNGKVIIEPQFDECQIEGVRGIEALAYSISMLYSTESFVQSGFLEPVNMTEPNELRLDLVKDMSVNKMIVTKQGKLGIVDIVNKKIIIEPKFDDIIPITKDFAAVKQGEKWGFINSINGKTLIEPQFDSVYKYKDVFICLEQGNFDKYMNIKSKIIVDEVGEYGEGLFPVRQGDKWGYMDRDGNMVIAPQFSIAKKFNDGVAWVARGGQWKVSETGDKYLLDEKWGFIDKSGKMTEVQFANQNVNVFSEGYAKVFVMTKCGFIDKSGKFVISPQFDKAHDFKDGLAVVKIDGKWGIIDKKGNFVVEPQFDYVRDFSEGLAAVKQNGKWGFVDKSGKIVVKPQFDRVYDFSGGIAPVEQVGKKGCVDKSGKIIVKPLYDFVEKYSSNLFKVQLNNKIGFIDKYGKILAEPQFDIGIVDDFSEGLVLVKIVKQDDGKRDESDKFKYGFVDIIGNVIVKPQFDEVDDFEGDLAKIRQGEEWGCIIKRK; translated from the coding sequence ATGAAGAGAAGAGTATTTATCTTTTTAGGTGTTATATTGATATCTTTACAAACATGTTTGCATTTTATGTATGCCAATGGAAGTAGTAAAAGTTCAAAAAATGCAGAAGAAACAATGCTTTTAGGAGGAGGAAAGTATTTGCTAATAATGCCTAAATATGAAGAAATTGAGAATATATCTGAGGATTTATTGGCAGTTAAATTAAATGGCAAATGGGGCTTTATAGATAAGAAAAGTGGCAAAGTAATAATAAAGCCACAGTTTGATGATGTAATAAGGTTTCTAAAGGTCTCTGCAGAAATTAAACAAGGAGGCGGATTGGGCGCTGTAGACAAGAGCGTGATGGTAGAGGCCATGCTAAAGGTCATGCCAAAGTTTAATGATATGAGCAACTTTTTAGATGACTTAGTAGCAATTAAACAAGGAGGCAGATGGGGTTTTATAGACAAAAGCGGAAAAGTAGTTATCAAGCCACAGTTTGATGGTGTGGGAAGCTTTTCAGAGGGCTTAGTAGAAATAAAACAAGGAAACAGATGGGGTTTTATAGACAAAAGCGGAAAAGTAGTTATCAAGCCACAGTTTGATGGTGTGGGAAGCTTTTCAGAGGGCTTAGCAGCAATTCTCCAAGAAGGCTTATGTGGTTTTGTAGACAAGAGCGGAAAGGTAGTTATCAAGCCACAGTTTGATGGGGTAAGAAATTTTAATGATGGTTTTGCAGCAGTTAAGCAAGGAGGTAAATGGGGTTTTGTAAACAAGAGTGGAAAGGTGATAGTGAAGCCGCAATTTGATGAGGTAGAAGATTTTTGTGAAGATTTTGCAGTAGTTAAAGAAGGAGGAAAAGTGGGCTATGTAGATAAAAGTGGAAGAATAGTAGCGAAACCACAATTTGACGTAATATTGAGATATAGAAACGTTTTATCTATGGTTAAACAAGGAAAGAAATGGGGGCTCTTAGATTTTAAAAGTGGGAGAATAGTAGTTAAGCCACAGTTTAATTCGATAATATATATCACAAAAGATTTAGCGTTAGTAACAAGAGAAGGAAAAAGTGGATTTGTTGATATAAAAAATGGGAAAGTAATAATAGAACCACAGTTTGATGAATGTCAAATTGAGGGAGTGAGAGGAATAGAGGCATTAGCATATTCTATTTCAATGTTATATTCAACGGAATCATTTGTACAAAGTGGATTTTTAGAACCTGTTAATATGACAGAACCAAATGAATTAAGACTTGATTTAGTAAAAGATATGTCTGTAAATAAAATGATAGTTACGAAACAAGGAAAATTAGGTATTGTAGATATTGTAAATAAAAAAATAATAATCGAGCCAAAATTTGATGATATAATACCTATTACAAAAGATTTTGCGGCAGTAAAACAAGGAGAAAAATGGGGTTTTATAAATTCTATTAATGGAAAAACATTAATAGAGCCACAGTTTGATTCAGTGTACAAATATAAAGATGTATTTATATGTCTTGAGCAAGGAAATTTTGATAAATATATGAATATTAAAAGTAAGATAATAGTAGATGAAGTAGGTGAGTATGGTGAAGGTTTGTTCCCAGTAAGACAAGGTGATAAATGGGGGTATATGGACAGAGATGGGAATATGGTTATAGCACCACAGTTTAGTATTGCAAAAAAGTTTAATGATGGTGTAGCATGGGTTGCTCGAGGAGGACAGTGGAAGGTTTCTGAAACTGGAGATAAATATTTGTTAGATGAAAAATGGGGATTTATAGATAAAAGTGGGAAAATGACAGAGGTACAGTTTGCAAATCAGAATGTAAATGTTTTTTCTGAAGGTTATGCAAAAGTCTTTGTAATGACAAAATGTGGCTTTATTGATAAGAGTGGCAAATTTGTTATATCACCACAGTTTGATAAGGCTCATGATTTTAAGGATGGTTTAGCTGTTGTAAAGATAGATGGTAAGTGGGGCATTATAGACAAGAAAGGTAATTTTGTAGTTGAACCTCAATTCGATTATGTTCGTGACTTTTCAGAGGGTTTAGCAGCCGTTAAACAAAACGGTAAATGGGGCTTTGTAGATAAGAGTGGGAAAATAGTAGTTAAACCGCAGTTTGATAGAGTATATGATTTTTCTGGGGGCATAGCACCAGTTGAGCAAGTTGGGAAAAAGGGCTGTGTTGACAAGAGTGGTAAAATAATAGTAAAGCCTTTATATGATTTTGTAGAAAAATATTCCAGTAATTTATTTAAAGTGCAATTAAATAACAAAATTGGTTTTATAGATAAATATGGTAAAATATTAGCAGAACCACAATTTGATATTGGTATAGTAGATGATTTTTCTGAAGGTTTAGTACTTGTAAAAATAGTGAAACAAGATGATGGGAAAAGGGATGAATCTGATAAATTCAAATACGGCTTTGTAGATATTATTGGGAATGTAATAGTAAAGCCCCAGTTTGATGAAGTGGACGATTTTGAAGGAGACTTAGCAAAAATTAGACAAGGAGAAGAATGGGGTTGTATAATTAAAAGAAAGTAA